The following proteins are encoded in a genomic region of Devosia lucknowensis:
- a CDS encoding aromatic ring-hydroxylating dioxygenase subunit alpha — protein MGEPTFPMNAWYAVAWDVEVKRELLARTICNKPVVLYRKHDGSAVALADACWHRLLPLSMGELHGDNVICGYHGLEFDDTGRCVYMPSQDTINPSACVKSYPLVERHRFIWLWMGEPALADPALVPDLHWNDDPAWAADGKYIHAKCDYRLVVDNLMDLTHETYVHGSSIGNRAVAEAPFEATHTDTTATITRWMRDIDAPPFWRGQLGKPGNVDRWQIINFQAPSTIAIDVGVAPAGTGAPDGDRSQGVNGFVLNTMTPETDKTCHYFWAFARNYKIDEQARTHTLREGVSSIFREDERILEAQQKAIDANPDHVIYNLNIDAGSMWARRLIDRMIDSEQAMQEAAE, from the coding sequence ATGGGTGAACCCACATTTCCCATGAATGCGTGGTATGCAGTGGCCTGGGATGTCGAGGTCAAGCGCGAGCTGCTCGCGCGCACCATCTGCAACAAGCCTGTCGTTCTCTATCGAAAGCACGACGGATCAGCCGTTGCGCTAGCCGACGCGTGCTGGCACCGGCTGCTCCCATTGTCCATGGGCGAGCTTCACGGCGATAATGTCATCTGCGGTTACCATGGGCTCGAATTCGACGACACGGGTCGTTGTGTATACATGCCGTCGCAGGACACAATTAATCCGTCGGCCTGCGTCAAGTCTTATCCGCTTGTCGAGCGGCATCGCTTCATTTGGCTCTGGATGGGCGAACCGGCGCTGGCCGATCCGGCGCTGGTGCCAGACCTTCACTGGAACGACGACCCCGCATGGGCGGCCGATGGCAAGTACATCCATGCCAAATGCGACTATCGCCTGGTGGTCGACAATCTCATGGATCTGACGCACGAAACCTACGTGCATGGCTCGTCGATCGGCAATCGCGCCGTGGCCGAGGCGCCCTTCGAGGCAACCCACACGGATACGACCGCCACCATTACCCGCTGGATGCGCGACATCGATGCGCCGCCGTTCTGGCGCGGACAGCTCGGCAAGCCGGGCAACGTCGATCGCTGGCAAATCATCAATTTCCAGGCGCCTTCGACCATTGCCATCGATGTGGGCGTGGCGCCTGCAGGCACCGGCGCGCCGGACGGCGACCGCAGCCAGGGCGTCAACGGCTTCGTCCTCAACACCATGACGCCGGAAACCGACAAGACCTGCCACTACTTCTGGGCCTTCGCCCGCAACTACAAGATCGACGAGCAGGCTCGCACGCACACATTGCGCGAAGGGGTGTCCTCCATTTTCCGAGAGGACGAGAGGATCCTCGAGGCACAACAAAAGGCCATCGACGCCAATCCCGATCACGTCATCTACAATCTCAATATCGACGCCGGCTCGATGTGGGCGCGGCGGTTGATCGATCGCATGATCGATAGCGAACAGGCGATGCAGGAGGCCGCAGAGTGA
- a CDS encoding lipopolysaccharide biosynthesis protein, whose product MSAVSDTGGGRLDHLRTGRASAAIRGTLWSLISSFAPAALGFLVFLATSRVLSPSEFGVVAFAASIATVGMAVAPAGFREALIQRSSIGPVHLDTVFWICMTAAFFIYAALCLASPFISGLSGEEPLRLLIPFIAARVIFDMAAAVPNALLVRTMNFKMLALRTTIASAVAAVVCLGLLWMGMGVWALAASQVAASVTTCAGAMIAARYRPGLSFSTRALGELKAFGLFSTGNHFITTINLDQLLVGALLGPAWLGIYGFARRIFQILTDLISGALNLVSYALLSSMQREPAKLREAYLLGTFASSMVAFPVFSGLALIAGDLIPLAFGEHWSPAVPVVQAFCVLGILTSVGILQSALIRSQGQADIWFYYVLGKQAVTVLYIFLFAGWGIVPLSVALVMLNCFVWLPTIHMVVRLLDISVLGYLRSFALPALATGLMWVVGWQVQQLLADAGPWVRLGATTSAAALSYGAVMLVLGWDRLEKLLSFVRRRGR is encoded by the coding sequence ATGAGCGCAGTTTCGGACACTGGAGGCGGGCGGCTCGATCATCTCAGAACGGGCCGTGCTTCCGCTGCGATCAGGGGCACGCTCTGGTCGTTGATCAGCAGCTTTGCACCGGCAGCGCTCGGCTTTCTGGTTTTCCTGGCCACGTCGCGCGTGTTGTCGCCAAGCGAATTCGGCGTGGTCGCCTTTGCGGCCAGCATCGCTACCGTCGGGATGGCCGTCGCGCCCGCTGGATTTCGCGAGGCGCTCATTCAGCGCAGCAGCATCGGGCCGGTTCATCTCGATACGGTCTTCTGGATCTGTATGACGGCGGCCTTTTTCATCTACGCCGCGCTTTGCCTGGCATCCCCCTTCATTTCCGGGCTGTCGGGTGAAGAGCCGCTGCGGTTGCTGATCCCGTTTATTGCCGCTCGCGTGATCTTCGACATGGCAGCTGCAGTGCCCAATGCGCTTCTGGTTCGAACCATGAACTTCAAGATGCTGGCCCTGCGCACCACCATCGCCTCGGCGGTCGCGGCGGTGGTGTGCCTGGGGCTCCTGTGGATGGGCATGGGCGTATGGGCGCTGGCGGCATCGCAGGTGGCGGCATCGGTGACCACCTGTGCCGGTGCAATGATCGCGGCACGGTACCGGCCCGGCCTCTCGTTCAGCACGCGCGCGCTGGGAGAGCTCAAGGCCTTCGGACTGTTCTCGACCGGCAATCATTTCATTACCACGATCAACCTGGACCAGTTGCTGGTGGGGGCGCTGCTCGGTCCCGCGTGGCTGGGCATCTACGGTTTTGCGCGACGCATATTCCAGATCCTCACAGACCTGATCTCCGGCGCCCTGAACCTTGTTTCCTATGCGCTTCTGTCCTCCATGCAGCGCGAGCCCGCAAAGCTGCGCGAAGCGTATCTCCTGGGAACCTTCGCCTCCTCGATGGTCGCCTTTCCGGTATTTTCCGGATTGGCCCTGATTGCCGGGGACCTGATCCCGCTGGCCTTCGGCGAGCACTGGTCCCCTGCGGTGCCGGTGGTGCAGGCCTTCTGCGTCCTGGGCATCCTGACCTCGGTCGGCATCCTGCAGTCCGCACTGATCCGCAGTCAGGGGCAGGCCGATATCTGGTTCTACTACGTGCTCGGCAAGCAGGCCGTCACGGTGCTCTACATCTTCCTGTTTGCCGGTTGGGGCATTGTGCCGCTGAGCGTTGCGCTGGTGATGCTCAACTGCTTCGTCTGGCTGCCGACGATCCATATGGTCGTGCGTCTGCTGGACATTTCCGTCCTTGGGTATCTGCGCTCTTTCGCGCTGCCAGCACTGGCCACAGGCCTGATGTGGGTCGTAGGGTGGCAGGTGCAGCAGCTGCTGGCGGATGCCGGTCCCTGGGTGCGTCTGGGCGCAACGACAAGCGCCGCAGCGTTGAGCTACGGCGCCGTCATGCTCGTATTGGGATGGGACCGCCTCGAGAAGCTGCTGAGCTTCGTCCGGCGCCGGGGCCGCTAG
- a CDS encoding 5-methyltetrahydropteroyltriglutamate--homocysteine S-methyltransferase, with translation MAVAKPPYHADVVGSFLRPDSIKKARKARLEDRTMSAEDLRAIEDEAIRDVIRMQEDAGLKAVTDGEFRRAWWHFDFMGMLNGLDIIQREGGGIQFHGVHTKQDVPVISDRLSFPPDHPMLEHFKFVAANTSVTPKISIPGPSAIHFRIADDDIAVQDYKHDAEAYFEAITATYKDAVKAFYDAGCRYLQMDDIFFAYLCDPKIRAERKGKGEDPDWLIGRYAKMMHDAIVDRPDDMLIGMHMCRGNFKSTWVAEGAYDPAADAIFNQTDVDIYFMEYDTDRAGGLEPLRLLPKGKKRVLPGFITTKTPELEDLDDLKRKFDAASKYADIDQLGIAPQCGFASTEEGNDLTMDDQRRKLDLVVKTAETIWGHV, from the coding sequence ATGGCCGTAGCCAAGCCGCCCTACCATGCCGATGTCGTCGGATCGTTTCTGCGTCCCGACAGCATCAAGAAGGCCCGCAAGGCGCGGCTCGAGGACAGGACCATGAGCGCGGAAGACCTCCGCGCCATCGAAGACGAAGCGATCCGCGACGTGATCCGGATGCAGGAAGATGCCGGCCTCAAGGCCGTGACCGACGGTGAATTCCGCCGTGCCTGGTGGCACTTCGACTTCATGGGCATGCTGAATGGCCTCGATATCATCCAGCGCGAAGGCGGCGGCATTCAATTCCATGGCGTCCACACCAAGCAGGATGTCCCGGTCATCTCTGACCGGCTGAGCTTCCCACCCGATCACCCGATGCTCGAACACTTCAAGTTCGTTGCCGCCAACACATCCGTCACGCCCAAGATTTCCATCCCCGGTCCGAGTGCCATCCACTTCCGCATTGCCGACGACGACATCGCCGTCCAGGACTACAAGCATGACGCCGAAGCCTATTTCGAGGCGATCACCGCGACCTACAAGGACGCCGTGAAAGCCTTCTACGATGCCGGCTGCCGCTACCTGCAGATGGATGACATCTTCTTCGCCTATCTCTGCGACCCGAAAATCCGCGCCGAGCGCAAGGGCAAGGGCGAGGATCCCGATTGGCTGATCGGCCGCTATGCCAAGATGATGCACGACGCCATCGTCGACCGTCCCGATGACATGCTGATCGGCATGCATATGTGCCGCGGCAACTTCAAATCCACATGGGTCGCCGAAGGGGCCTATGACCCGGCAGCAGACGCCATCTTCAACCAGACCGATGTCGACATATACTTCATGGAATACGACACCGACCGCGCTGGTGGTCTGGAGCCGTTGCGGTTGCTCCCGAAGGGCAAGAAGCGCGTGCTCCCGGGCTTCATCACGACCAAGACACCCGAACTCGAAGATCTGGACGATCTTAAGCGCAAGTTCGACGCCGCGTCGAAATATGCGGACATCGACCAGCTCGGCATCGCACCGCAATGCGGCTTCGCCTCGACCGAGGAAGGCAACGACCTGACCATGGACGACCAGCGGCGCAAGCTCGACCTCGTGGTCAAAACGGCCGAGACCATTTGGGGCCACGTCTGA
- a CDS encoding polysaccharide biosynthesis/export family protein, protein MRSAPDHIRCLLLGTTLALCASPLHAAEPYLLGISDKLTIKVVQWKAADSTFEEWTALGGDYAVGADGSITFPMVGSTQGAGKTSTELAATLGAELQHALGLTTAPTVTVEIAQFGPIYVSGDVASPGEYPFAPNLNVIKALALAGGESRSAETSARPEREMLTTSGALDVLEEEYDRLLVRRARLDAELAGLDQIAVPPELEDHPDLGTLLAAETAILEAQRRQAEAQSTSLTDQVGLLTSQIDAFTQKQSSTEAQLASSREQLDRVTTLSDDGLALTSRVASLQTVVADLEARLLDTETANLQARQDIAAANRERSRLADQRISDLTLERQTVDGQIRALALKIGTQQGLVREAALYTGAAVPGDTAAIYSYSILRDGEEIAAEPNTPLVAGDVVVARLQLTNTESIP, encoded by the coding sequence ATGCGTTCAGCCCCCGATCACATCCGATGCCTGCTGCTTGGCACCACGCTGGCGCTGTGCGCCAGCCCCCTGCATGCCGCCGAACCCTACCTGCTCGGCATTTCCGACAAGCTGACGATCAAGGTCGTCCAATGGAAGGCCGCTGATTCGACCTTCGAGGAATGGACGGCCCTGGGCGGCGATTACGCCGTGGGCGCCGATGGCAGCATCACCTTCCCGATGGTCGGGTCCACTCAGGGCGCCGGAAAGACAAGCACGGAGCTTGCGGCCACTTTGGGCGCCGAGTTGCAGCATGCTCTCGGCCTCACGACAGCACCAACCGTCACGGTCGAGATCGCTCAGTTCGGGCCAATTTATGTTTCTGGCGACGTCGCTTCGCCGGGCGAGTATCCCTTCGCGCCAAATCTCAACGTCATCAAGGCGCTGGCGCTGGCGGGTGGCGAAAGTCGCAGCGCCGAAACGTCGGCCAGGCCGGAGCGCGAAATGCTCACCACTTCGGGCGCTCTCGATGTGCTCGAGGAAGAATATGACCGACTTCTGGTGCGCCGCGCCCGGCTCGACGCCGAACTGGCCGGGCTCGACCAGATCGCCGTTCCGCCCGAACTTGAGGACCATCCCGACCTGGGCACCCTCCTGGCCGCCGAGACGGCGATCCTCGAAGCTCAGCGACGGCAGGCCGAGGCACAGTCGACTTCGCTGACTGACCAGGTCGGCCTGCTCACCAGCCAGATCGACGCCTTTACCCAGAAGCAGTCGAGCACAGAGGCTCAACTGGCGTCCTCTCGCGAGCAGCTCGATCGGGTCACGACCCTGTCGGACGACGGTCTCGCCCTGACCTCGCGCGTGGCGTCGTTGCAGACGGTGGTGGCCGATCTCGAAGCAAGGCTGCTCGATACCGAAACCGCCAACCTCCAGGCGAGGCAGGATATCGCTGCCGCCAATCGCGAGCGCTCGCGGCTTGCCGACCAGCGCATTTCCGATCTGACTCTCGAACGCCAGACCGTCGACGGACAGATCCGCGCGCTGGCACTCAAGATCGGCACGCAGCAGGGTCTTGTGCGGGAAGCGGCCCTATATACGGGCGCCGCCGTACCCGGCGATACGGCCGCCATCTACAGCTACAGCATCCTTCGCGATGGCGAGGAAATCGCCGCCGAGCCGAATACGCCACTCGTGGCCGGCGACGTTGTCGTGGCGCGCCTGCAACTCACCAATACGGAGAGCATTCCATGA
- a CDS encoding family 16 glycosylhydrolase — protein sequence MRGLICLAALIATPAMAQEAFFDDFDSLDQGRWYVSDGWSNGSHQNCTWSAGQITVEGGALRVGFAPVPAGERSNSCGEIQTRSEYGYGTYEARLRTPSGSGLNAAFFTYIGQQQGKPHDEIDFEILLKDTGTVETTTFVNGKSGDGEVGSGQAHALPYPSDSDFVTFAFTWEPDRLRYYINGKLVRTMDDQATIPANPQRIFFSLWGSDTLTDWMGRFSQPADPVAMEVDWVAFTPEGADCAFEQSILCQNEDD from the coding sequence ATGAGAGGCTTGATCTGCCTTGCGGCACTGATCGCCACGCCAGCGATGGCGCAGGAGGCGTTCTTCGACGATTTCGACAGTCTCGACCAGGGCCGCTGGTATGTCTCCGACGGCTGGAGCAATGGAAGTCACCAAAATTGCACGTGGTCGGCCGGCCAGATCACCGTCGAGGGCGGCGCGCTTCGCGTCGGATTCGCGCCGGTGCCCGCCGGAGAGCGATCCAATAGCTGCGGCGAAATCCAGACCCGCTCCGAATATGGCTACGGCACCTACGAAGCGCGCCTCAGGACGCCCTCGGGCTCCGGTCTCAACGCCGCGTTCTTTACCTATATCGGCCAACAGCAGGGCAAGCCGCACGACGAGATCGACTTCGAGATCCTGCTCAAGGACACCGGCACGGTCGAAACCACCACATTCGTCAACGGCAAGAGCGGCGACGGCGAAGTCGGCAGCGGCCAGGCCCACGCCTTGCCCTATCCGTCCGACAGCGATTTCGTCACATTCGCCTTCACCTGGGAGCCGGACCGGCTGCGCTACTACATCAACGGCAAGTTGGTGCGGACCATGGACGATCAAGCCACCATTCCCGCCAATCCGCAGCGCATCTTTTTCAGCCTTTGGGGTTCGGACACCCTGACCGACTGGATGGGCCGCTTTTCGCAGCCTGCGGACCCGGTGGCCATGGAGGTGGACTGGGTAGCCTTTACTCCCGAGGGTGCGGACTGCGCCTTCGAACAATCCATTCTTTGCCAGAACGAGGACGATTGA
- a CDS encoding PDR/VanB family oxidoreductase produces MRNRVEWRDGTVAEIRQIAEDVRQIAFAVDGPVPRFDPGSHSNFKVQIESTAANRAYTVVPAAPGQIAIAVKLHPQSRGGSRFMWGLGVGEKIRLTLPENRFELSWRAAHYLLLAGGIGITPIYGMAQALVARGASVRVVYGARSRGLMAFAQELQSLLGDRLVLNDNSLGDHVDLAAEFAALPADAECYLCGPIGMLEAAKAAWTASGRPVSRLRYEVFGDSGLFAEKAFSVDVVNRGITVDVRSDQTLLDALIGAGVEMIHDCRRGECGLCAVQVLETQGQIDHRDVFFSPEEKSEGGKMCACVSRLTEGHARIDVGYRG; encoded by the coding sequence ATGCGCAATCGTGTTGAATGGCGCGACGGAACAGTCGCCGAAATCCGTCAGATCGCCGAGGATGTCCGCCAGATCGCTTTCGCGGTCGACGGCCCGGTTCCGCGGTTCGATCCGGGATCGCATAGCAATTTCAAAGTGCAGATCGAGAGCACGGCAGCCAATCGCGCCTATACGGTCGTGCCGGCGGCCCCTGGTCAGATCGCTATAGCGGTGAAGCTCCATCCACAAAGTCGGGGTGGGTCCCGGTTCATGTGGGGGCTCGGGGTCGGCGAGAAGATCCGGCTGACGCTGCCAGAAAACCGGTTCGAGCTCAGTTGGCGCGCTGCGCACTACCTGCTGCTTGCGGGCGGGATCGGCATCACGCCGATCTATGGCATGGCGCAAGCGCTGGTGGCACGCGGGGCATCCGTCAGGGTGGTCTATGGGGCGCGGTCGCGCGGTTTGATGGCTTTTGCCCAAGAGTTGCAGAGCCTGCTTGGCGACCGCCTGGTGCTGAATGACAATTCGCTAGGTGACCACGTTGACCTGGCGGCTGAATTTGCGGCCCTACCGGCGGATGCCGAATGTTACCTTTGCGGGCCAATCGGCATGCTGGAGGCTGCCAAGGCCGCCTGGACGGCATCGGGTCGGCCCGTCAGCCGGTTGCGCTACGAAGTCTTCGGGGACAGCGGGCTCTTCGCCGAAAAGGCGTTCAGCGTGGATGTGGTCAATCGCGGCATCACCGTGGACGTGCGATCGGATCAGACACTGCTCGATGCACTGATCGGGGCGGGGGTGGAGATGATCCACGACTGCCGCCGCGGCGAATGCGGTCTGTGCGCCGTGCAGGTTCTGGAGACGCAAGGACAGATCGACCATCGAGACGTGTTCTTCAGCCCCGAGGAAAAGTCGGAAGGTGGCAAGATGTGCGCCTGCGTTTCTCGGCTCACCGAGGGGCATGCCCGGATCGACGTGGGCTACCGCGGCTGA
- a CDS encoding O-antigen ligase family protein: MTGRLQFNLATMLTFGAFSALVLNAMFGPRAALVFMACGALLIVSNMPQSIDSVKRWWPILLLPAWCLLTALWSLYPSNSIRYSIQLGFTVVVAMVMTGRVSTTTLMRLMFVVYGIGVVASIAFGRTGSFGAWLGVFGSKNAFAAHIAVFMLIAMAITADRHSHLLVRLCGVIGFGVSVPMLILAQSAGAIMMVAPCVGIIVLTILIVRLTGPQKLFLFALLGLGLAALALLFATMGNVLLADILEGSGKDATLTGRTDLWTIGLNYIAERPLQGLGYRSFWVVGFAPAEELWAMFLVPSGAGFNFHNTYISNAVEIGMIGLGLQVIIIYGGALTMAAYTIARPNAPNALLLSLQVLMILRSFIEVEVFFEFSIRSIMGVATLIYGAQGLLALRRNAPRPARPRPRGLLSHVRVPVRPRSHTHAHLQAP; the protein is encoded by the coding sequence ATGACGGGCCGGCTGCAATTCAACCTCGCGACCATGCTCACCTTCGGTGCGTTCTCGGCGCTTGTTCTCAACGCCATGTTCGGCCCGCGCGCGGCGCTGGTCTTCATGGCTTGCGGCGCCCTGCTGATCGTATCGAATATGCCCCAGAGCATCGACAGCGTGAAGCGCTGGTGGCCGATCCTGTTGCTGCCGGCCTGGTGCCTGCTCACCGCACTCTGGTCGCTCTACCCGTCCAATTCCATTCGCTACAGCATCCAGCTCGGATTCACCGTGGTGGTTGCCATGGTGATGACCGGTCGAGTGTCGACCACCACGCTGATGCGCCTGATGTTCGTGGTCTATGGGATCGGCGTCGTGGCCAGCATCGCGTTCGGTCGAACCGGATCGTTCGGAGCATGGCTGGGCGTCTTTGGCAGCAAGAACGCGTTTGCCGCCCACATCGCCGTCTTCATGCTGATTGCCATGGCGATCACCGCCGATCGGCATTCCCACCTGCTGGTTCGGCTATGTGGCGTCATCGGTTTTGGTGTTTCGGTGCCGATGCTGATCCTGGCCCAGTCTGCCGGGGCAATCATGATGGTGGCTCCCTGCGTCGGGATCATCGTTCTCACGATCCTTATCGTTCGGCTCACCGGACCACAAAAACTGTTCCTGTTCGCCCTCCTTGGCCTCGGGCTTGCGGCGCTGGCTCTCTTGTTCGCCACGATGGGCAATGTGCTCCTCGCCGATATCCTGGAAGGCTCGGGCAAGGATGCGACCTTGACCGGGCGGACCGACCTTTGGACCATCGGTCTCAACTATATCGCCGAGCGGCCGTTGCAGGGACTGGGCTACCGCTCGTTCTGGGTTGTCGGCTTTGCCCCTGCCGAAGAGTTGTGGGCCATGTTCCTGGTGCCATCAGGTGCAGGGTTCAATTTTCATAACACCTATATTTCGAATGCGGTCGAGATCGGCATGATCGGGCTCGGCCTGCAGGTGATCATCATCTATGGCGGCGCCCTTACCATGGCGGCATACACCATCGCCCGGCCCAACGCGCCCAATGCACTGCTACTGTCGCTGCAGGTGCTGATGATCCTGCGCAGCTTCATCGAAGTAGAAGTGTTCTTCGAATTCTCCATCCGCTCGATCATGGGGGTCGCCACCCTCATCTACGGCGCGCAGGGTCTTCTGGCCTTGCGGCGCAACGCGCCGAGACCGGCGCGGCCCCGTCCAAGAGGATTACTGAGCCATGTCAGAGTACCAGTCCGGCCTCGTTCACATACGCACGCCCACCTACAGGCGCCCTGA
- a CDS encoding glycosyltransferase: MSEYQSGLVHIRTPTYRRPEALRRALYSMVDQTWPHWICDVYDDDPDRAAEAVVAEIGDARIHYHANSPQRFASRNIDQCFAASNPHGADYFCVVEDDNFLLRDFCAANIALLDEQGVEIVLRNQLFEYASGTADARLGEDGVLDALFTEGRYEADAFRLSLLAGIGVSNGGLFWSRHAVSPLEIQYSCTATLQEYLRTYSISEPVYVAMEPLAVWAENGAGTTRNAELDASYLRRELDLKRAIQDLRRRVWDDATSAQRDRFLTDPLFTTPTDIRATHAGKALLSPPISRHVGGGEALKLRMRGLTIRMLGRLTPEFHDFVVSRDRLRRMASIA; encoded by the coding sequence ATGTCAGAGTACCAGTCCGGCCTCGTTCACATACGCACGCCCACCTACAGGCGCCCTGAAGCGCTGCGCCGGGCGCTCTATTCCATGGTCGATCAGACCTGGCCGCACTGGATTTGCGACGTCTATGACGATGATCCGGATCGGGCAGCGGAAGCGGTCGTGGCCGAGATCGGCGATGCGCGGATCCACTACCATGCGAACAGCCCGCAGCGCTTCGCATCCAGAAACATCGACCAGTGCTTTGCCGCAAGCAATCCCCATGGCGCGGACTATTTCTGCGTGGTCGAAGACGACAATTTCCTGCTGCGCGATTTTTGTGCCGCCAACATTGCTCTGCTGGACGAGCAGGGTGTGGAGATCGTCCTGCGCAACCAGTTGTTCGAATATGCAAGCGGAACTGCGGATGCGCGGCTGGGCGAGGATGGTGTGCTGGACGCGCTGTTTACCGAAGGGCGCTACGAAGCCGACGCATTTCGGCTCTCACTTCTGGCAGGTATCGGCGTTTCCAATGGCGGACTGTTCTGGAGTCGCCACGCCGTGTCCCCCCTGGAAATTCAGTATTCCTGCACGGCCACCCTGCAGGAATATCTGCGGACCTATTCCATCTCAGAGCCGGTCTATGTGGCCATGGAGCCGCTCGCCGTCTGGGCCGAGAACGGGGCAGGCACGACCCGTAATGCAGAACTCGATGCGAGCTACCTGCGCCGGGAACTGGACCTCAAGCGCGCGATACAGGACCTGCGCCGTCGGGTGTGGGACGATGCTACATCGGCGCAGCGCGACCGCTTTCTCACCGACCCGCTGTTCACGACGCCGACAGACATCAGGGCCACGCATGCAGGCAAAGCCTTGCTCAGCCCTCCCATCTCCCGCCATGTGGGAGGCGGCGAGGCGCTGAAGCTGCGGATGCGTGGCCTGACGATCCGGATGCTGGGGCGCCTGACGCCGGAATTCCATGACTTTGTTGTGTCGCGTGACAGGCTGCGGCGAATGGCAAGCATCGCATGA
- a CDS encoding polysaccharide pyruvyl transferase family protein — MKLVFFRGKVPNFGDELNLLVWPALLPKNFLDEDESELFVGIGSIIGDHLPAGSRKYVMGSGYAGYMGLPDVHDGTWDIRFLRGPNTARTLKVDPRLSICDSAVLLRAMDLPPPDQTTGIAFMPHYESLERGDWATACRLAGMTLIDATEPVDKVLGQIRGAKLLITEAMHGAIVADALRTPWIGARPIYGGHHKKWLDWAGALDLDVRLNELKPTSVLEYYIARTGRGGELGKVGRFNRSPLAGIPNRILVGMAAQHLQRMAQMTAQLSSDAKIAEVTEKAWTAVDSFVRERQTVA, encoded by the coding sequence ATGAAGCTGGTATTCTTTCGCGGCAAGGTCCCCAATTTCGGCGACGAACTCAATCTCCTGGTTTGGCCGGCCCTGCTTCCCAAGAACTTTCTCGATGAAGACGAAAGCGAGCTTTTCGTCGGCATCGGATCGATCATCGGCGACCATCTGCCGGCCGGGTCGCGAAAGTACGTGATGGGCTCAGGCTATGCTGGATATATGGGCCTGCCCGATGTTCATGACGGCACCTGGGACATCCGGTTTCTCCGCGGTCCCAACACGGCCCGCACGCTGAAGGTCGATCCGCGCCTGTCGATTTGCGACAGCGCCGTGCTGCTCCGCGCCATGGACCTGCCGCCTCCCGACCAAACCACGGGCATCGCCTTCATGCCGCATTACGAAAGCTTGGAGCGTGGCGACTGGGCGACGGCCTGCAGGCTGGCCGGAATGACCCTGATCGATGCCACCGAGCCGGTGGACAAGGTTTTGGGCCAGATCCGCGGTGCCAAGCTGCTGATCACCGAAGCCATGCACGGCGCCATCGTTGCCGATGCCTTGCGCACGCCATGGATCGGGGCGAGGCCCATTTATGGCGGCCACCACAAGAAATGGCTCGACTGGGCCGGCGCACTTGATCTCGATGTGCGGCTCAACGAACTCAAGCCCACCAGTGTCCTAGAATACTATATCGCCCGCACCGGACGTGGCGGGGAATTGGGAAAGGTCGGGCGCTTCAACCGCTCGCCGCTTGCCGGCATTCCCAATCGCATTCTCGTCGGCATGGCCGCACAGCATCTCCAGCGCATGGCTCAGATGACGGCACAGCTGAGCAGTGACGCCAAGATCGCCGAGGTGACCGAAAAGGCCTGGACCGCCGTGGATAGCTTCGTTCGCGAGCGGCAGACGGTGGCCTAG
- a CDS encoding GntR family transcriptional regulator has translation MGVRDLIISGEIRAGSRLSELALVERLGISRTPLRAALARLGEEGLVEAIPSGGYAVRSFSREEVVDAIELRGALEGLALRLAAERGVAPARMGELGRLLEGIDEALRGEVADMDFDRYVDLNAAFHEKLWGLASQTIRRELERVTSLPFASPSAFLDKQANVIEFRRSLYGAQTQHRAMVEAIGLREGSRAEALAREHARLARQNLEFVLDQDRSLIRRVPALSLVVG, from the coding sequence ATGGGCGTTCGTGACCTCATTATCTCAGGCGAAATCCGTGCCGGATCGCGACTGTCGGAACTGGCGCTGGTCGAGCGCCTCGGCATTTCCCGCACGCCGCTTCGTGCTGCCCTTGCCCGGCTGGGCGAAGAGGGACTGGTAGAGGCCATTCCGTCGGGCGGCTATGCGGTGCGCAGCTTCTCCCGCGAGGAGGTGGTCGACGCCATCGAGTTGCGCGGTGCCCTCGAGGGCCTGGCGCTGCGTCTGGCCGCGGAACGGGGTGTGGCGCCGGCGCGCATGGGCGAACTGGGCCGGTTGCTTGAAGGGATCGACGAGGCGCTCAGGGGCGAAGTCGCGGATATGGATTTCGATCGCTACGTCGATCTCAACGCTGCCTTTCATGAAAAACTCTGGGGGCTGGCGAGCCAGACCATTCGCCGTGAACTGGAACGGGTCACCAGCCTGCCTTTCGCCTCGCCCAGTGCTTTTCTCGACAAGCAGGCCAATGTCATCGAGTTTCGCCGCTCGCTCTATGGCGCGCAGACCCAGCATCGGGCCATGGTGGAAGCCATCGGCCTGCGCGAAGGCAGCCGGGCCGAAGCTCTGGCGCGCGAGCATGCGAGACTGGCGCGACAGAACCTGGAATTCGTGCTCGATCAGGACCGCAGCCTGATCCGCCGCGTTCCGGCCCTGTCACTGGTCGTGGGCTGA